From a single Actinomycetota bacterium genomic region:
- a CDS encoding DUF86 domain-containing protein has product MVREEIVRRKLAHLTGYLDELAIYADTSFDDYVGTGGPRRAVERLIQLVIESAVDINVHIATESAGSPPPDYRSSFAAVARCGAISGELAESLAPSAGLRNALTHDYATVDDARVHSAMPMVLAGFREYAASVTRWLAAQRA; this is encoded by the coding sequence ATGGTGCGCGAAGAGATCGTGCGGCGAAAGCTCGCCCATCTGACCGGCTACTTGGATGAGCTGGCCATCTACGCAGACACATCTTTCGACGATTATGTGGGGACGGGCGGGCCTCGGCGTGCCGTCGAGCGACTTATCCAGCTTGTCATCGAGAGCGCCGTGGACATCAACGTGCACATCGCGACCGAGAGCGCGGGATCGCCTCCACCCGACTACCGAAGTTCCTTCGCGGCGGTCGCGCGGTGCGGCGCGATCTCCGGGGAGCTTGCCGAGAGTCTCGCCCCGTCGGCCGGCCTTCGAAACGCGCTCACCCACGACTACGCGACGGTAGACGACGCGCGCGTTCACTCGGCGATGCCGATGGTTCTCGCCGGGTTTCGCGAGTACGCGGCATCCGTTACGCGATGGCTGGCCGC